In Aegilops tauschii subsp. strangulata cultivar AL8/78 chromosome 3, Aet v6.0, whole genome shotgun sequence, one genomic interval encodes:
- the LOC109748414 gene encoding uncharacterized protein: MGGQIVRSELYGVWGMFLAMLFGGTNSMSVQKLYENNKSMKLYCDYLLFIFYLGMVLGIFVIDNKNLPQIRFVAMALNVLLATKSLEQWRVAALASKPSSENGIKRLVLYMKHEHELSTSYDPRTMQGYKYAVLIHEGCDELGEGPITLEKIWSDNIGVLSSSNNLNIHRLKDLCLSFSLFHLVVRRYFGYACPESKLDKSRHLVLDGLLRTECDSERAFQVIEAELAFLYDFFFTKYAYIMYGREIKWCALSLATTFVSIAVGTWSLCSLNMHHSNLDDNLVETSTQDFMVTKIVFAVLSTFQLLQIWSYCASDWANVSLVCKYARHPSWHGNACIEKLLLLLGRPHKWLRYWRNTIGQYSVLDSFSSSYWARLKHHLPRGKAGKPKELTMEVKRAIAHTIKHSVCDRLSHGASALMKHHMSNELHWACEISDEFTLIHSILVWHVATSYYEISEADTYTNQIYMHSNQKIAISLSRYCAYLVAFAPTLLPSRPMETTCILDDFEQEAKEQFQNLVSPKEKYEKLRELHNGAGAGGTMVAELLTKGAIIGKTIEGMGNRMIRWDLLADFWAEMLVYIAPSDNVAGHIELLAEGGEFVTHVWALLMHAGILERPAAAATAVP, translated from the coding sequence ATGGGAGGGCAAATAGTCAGGAGTGAGCTGTACGGGGTGTGGGGAATGTTTTTGGCCATGCTATTTGGCGGCACCAACTCAATGTCAGTCCAGAAGCTCTACGAGAACAATAAATCAATGAAGCTTTATTGCGACTACCTCCTGTTCATCTTCTACCTCGGCATGGTTTTAGGCATCTTTGTCATCGATAATAAAAATCTTCCGCAAATTCGGTTCGTAGCCATGGCCTTGAATGTCCTGTTGGCTACTAAAAGTCTTGAACAGTGGCGTGTTGCAGCTCTAGCAAGCAAACCATCATCAGAAAATGGCATTAAGCGGTTGGTCCTCTACATGAAGCATGAGCACGAACTCAGCACGTCCTATGACCCTCGCACCATGCAAGGATACAAGTATGCTGTTCTCATCCATGAAGGTTGCGATGAACTTGGAGAGGGTCCAATAACACTGGAAAAAATCTGGTCTGACAACATTGGTGTCTTATCATCTTCCAACAATCTTAACATCCACCGCCTCAAGGATCTATGTCTCTCATTCTCCTTGTTCCATCTTGTGGTTCGGCGATACTTTGGCTATGCTTGTCCTGAATCAAAGCTTGACAAGTCTCGTCATCTTGTTCTTGATGGGTTGTTGCGAACAGAATGTGACTCTGAAAGAGCATTCCAAGTGATTGAAGCAGAGCTGGCTTTCCTCTACGACTTCTTCTTCACCAAGTATGCTTACATTATGTATGGTAGAGAGATAAAGTGGTGTGCTCTTTCGCTTGCCACCACATTTGTTAGTATAGCGGTGGGCACATGGTCTCTTTGTTCTTTGAACATGCATCATTCTAATCTGGATGATAATTTGGTAGAAACGAGCACACAAGACTTCATGGTTACCAAAATAGTGTTTGCTGTACTTTCAACATTTCAGCTGCTGCAGATATGGTCTTACTGTGCCTCTGACTGGGCGAATGTATCCTTGGTTTGTAAGTACGCAAGACATCCATCGTGGCATGGGAATGCTTGTATTGAGAAGCTTCTATTGCTTCTAGGACGACCTCACAAATGGCTTCGCTACTGGCGCAACACCATTGGTCAGTACTCAGTCCTTGATTCCTTCAGTTCCAGCTACTGGGCTCGGTTGAAGCATCACCTTCCAAGAGGAAAAGCAGGCAAACCTAAAGAGTTGACAATGGAGGTGAAGAGAGCAATTGCACACACTATCAAACACTCCGTCTGTGACCGTCTGTCGCATGGAGCCTCAGCATTAATGAAGCATCACATGAGTAATGAGCTACACTGGGCATGCGAGATCAGTGATGAATTTACACTAATTCACAGCATACTAGTATGGCATGTCGCCACTAGCTACTACGAGATCTCCGAAGCAGACACATACACAAATCAAATTTATATGCATTCAAATCAAAAGATTGCCATCAGCTTGTCTAGATATTGCGCATACTTGGTTGCCTTTGCCCCAACATTGCTTCCCAGCCGCCCAATGGAGACAACATGTATCTTGGATGACTTCGAACAAGAAGCAAAGGAACAATTTCAGAACCTCGTCTCACCAAAAGAGAAGTATGAAAAGCTTAGAGAGCTTCATAATGGAGCCGGTGCCGGAGGAACAATGGTGGCAGAACTGTTGACAAAGGGTGCCATAATTGGGAAGACAATAGAGGGCATGGGAAATCGCATGATCCGATGGGATCTACTCGCAGATTTCTGGGCGGAGATGCTGGTGTATATCGCCCCATCTGACAATGTAGCTGGTCACATTGAACTTCTCGCTGAAGGTGGCGAGTTCGTGACACATGTCTGGGCGTTGCTCATGCATGCTGGCATCCTGGAGCGGCCTGCTGCAGCTGCCACCGCAGTACCCTAG